A single Hippopotamus amphibius kiboko isolate mHipAmp2 chromosome 5, mHipAmp2.hap2, whole genome shotgun sequence DNA region contains:
- the LOC130853827 gene encoding heterogeneous nuclear ribonucleoprotein H3-like, whose amino-acid sequence MDWVMKHNGSNDASDGTVRLRGLPFGYSKEEIVQFFQGLEIVTNGITLTMDYQGRSTGEAFVQFASKEIAENALGKHRERIGHRYIEIFRSSRSEIKGFYDPPRRLLGQRPGPYDRPVGGRGGYYGAGRGSYGGFDDYGGYNNYGCGNDGFDDRMRDGRGMGGHGYGGAGDASSGFHGGHFVHMRGLPYHATENDIANFFSPLNPIRVHIDIGADGRATGEADIEFVTHEDAVAAMSKDKNNMQHRYIELFLNSTPGGGSGMGGYGRDGMDNQGGYGSVGRMGMGNNYSGGYGTPDGLGGYGRGGGGSGGYYGQGAMSGGGWRGMC is encoded by the coding sequence ATGGATTGGGTTATGAAACATAATGGTTCAAATGACGCTAGTGATGGGACAGTACGACTTCGTGGACTGCCGTTTGGTTACAGCAAAGAGGAAATAGTTCAGTTCTTTCAAGGGTTGGAAATCGTGACAAATGGGATAACATTGACGATGGACTACCAGGGGAGAAGCACAGGGGAGGCCTTCGTGCAGTTTGCTTCAAAGGAGATAGCAGAAAATGCTCTGGGGAAACACAGGGAAAGAATAGGGCACAGGTATATTGAGATCTTCAGAAGTAGCAGGAGTGAAATTAAAGGATTTTATGATCCACCAAGAAGATTGCTGGGCCAGCGACCGGGACCATACGATAGACCAGTAGGAGGAAGAGGGGGTTATTATGGAGCTGGGCGTGGAAGTTATGGAGGTTTTGATGACTATGGTGGCTATAATAATTATGGCTGTGGAAATGATGGCTTCGATGACAGAATGAGAGATGGAAGAGGTATGGGAGGACATGGCTATGGTGGTGCTGGTGATGCAAGTTCGGGTTTTCATGGTGGTCATTTTGTACATATGAGAGGATTACCTTATCATGCAACTGAAAATGACATTGCTAATTTCTTCTCACCACTAAATCCAATCCGAGTGCATATTGATATTGGAGCTGATGGCAGAGCAACAGGAGAAGCAGATATAGAGTTTGTGACACATGAAGATGCAGTAGCTGCCATGTCTAAAGATAAGAATAACATGCAACATCGATACATTGAACTCTTCTTGAATTCAACTCCTGGAGGTGGCTCTGGAATGGGAGGCTATGGCAGAGATGGAATGGATAATCAGGGAGGCTATGGATCTGTTGGAAGAATGGGAATGGGGAACAATTACAGCGGAGGATATGGTACTCCTGATGGCTTAGGTGGTTATGGCCGTGGTGGTGGAGGCAGTGGCGGTTACTATGGGCAAGGTGCCATGAGTGGAGGTGGATGGCGTGGGATGTGCTAA